GTGACCGGCCAGTCTTGTGAAGTCAAAGGGTTGGAGCCCATTGTTCGGCAGGCGGTTGAAACGGTGGGCGACAGTTTGTTCAAACAGGTGACCGGAGCCGATCGAATTCGCGAGTATGCTCAACAGAGAGCGGCGGCCCGATCAAAGGCTCCCGCCGCAAAGGCTCCCGACGCGGCGATCCCAGGAGTGCAGAGTCCTCACGCCGGGGCGGCAATGGGGGGAGGCGCGGTTTTCAACCAGCTTGCTCCACCTCCCGCCTTCCCGCATTCGACGGCCCTTGCCTTTCTTGCCATCCTGCGGGATGAAAGCCAAGATCACATGATTGAACCGGGCGAGCCGCTCACGATCGAAGTGGAAGTCAAAAACGAGGGAGAGGTGGAGGCCAGGAACGTGGAAGTCGTCGTGGGAGGGAACGGGCCATTGGCCGCGCATTTTCCGTCGACGATCCCGATCGGCGACGTGCGGCCCGGAGAAATCAAGTACGTTTCGGTGACTAAACCGATCACGGACCTCAAGGGCGAGCCGCGCGGCGAGTTGATGTTGAGCGTCCGCAGCCTCACGCCGCTGGACCCGCCGCCGCATCCCAAGCAGTTCGCCCTCGTCGTCAAGACGGACAAAGGCGTCGAGGATACGGAGGCGCTCAAGATCGACCGTCCTCCGGCGCCTCTGAGCTTATCCAAACAGACAAAGGCGGTGGTCATTGCGATAGGGGTCGGCGCATTTCGGGACGAGCGCGTCCCCCACGTCAAGTACGCGGAGCGGGATGCCGAGGCGATGGCGACCTATCTGCGAACGATTGCGGCGATTCCAGACCATCGTGTTCGTCTATTGGTGGATCGCTATGCGCTGAAGCAAGATATCGAAGAGACGTTTGACGAGTGGCTCCCCAAGCAGGTGGATGCGGCGACCGTCGTGTACATTTTTTTCGCGGGGCGCGCGCTGGTTGACGGTGCGACCGGGTCGGTTTCCCTCGTGCCGTTTGACGGGAACATCACGTCAACGCGGCGCTTGTATCCGGTCCGGCGCATGCAGGAAGTTCTGTCGCGTTTGCCGATGCAACGGGCGATCATGATGTTCGATGTGTCGTTGGACCCCTCGCCGGGCGCAAACCCGGCGACGACCCCTCATGCCGATTGGGGAGAAGGGGCGGACGAGGAAAAAGATCACGTGATGTGGATGGTGGGCAACAGGGGTCTTCAGGAAGCCCATGCTTATGAATCGGCGAAGCACGGGTTGTTTACGTATTCTCTGCTAAGGGGATTGCAGGGGTTGGCCGATATTGATCGGGACGGGACCGTTGCCGCCGGAGAACTGTGCACTTATGCCCGCAATGAGGTCATCCATGTGTCGAGAAAACAGTTCGGCAACCCGCAGCGTCCGCTCTGTTCCCCGCCGCCCGGACAGGGGGCCGTCGTGAGGATTCATCCGATGGCGAGGGGCAATAACCCGAAATCGTCCGATGCCGTGAAGAAGGCGGCGCCGGCAGAAGAGACTCCCGCGCCGACCAGTCCGCTGCTTGATGTGGGGCCAAAGCTGTAGGACGCTTCACGGGGACCGTTGATTGACACTCCCTCTCGCCACCGGTATCATGGCCGCTCGACAGCCTGAATCGACACGCCGGCGTAGCTCAGTCGGTAGAGCAGCGGTTTCGTAAACCGCAGGTCGCCCGTTCAATCCGGGTCGCCGGCTCCATGCCATACGTATCCCGACCCGTCGCCTTTCGATGCTCTTGGCTTCTGCTGTCTTTCCTCATACAGCCGTTAACCGATAATCTCCGCGTTCGATTGCTTTGATCCGTATCTGCGAGCCGTATTGTGTCGCATCATGCCTCTTACGCGCGAGTCTCGGCTGATCGGGAGAGACCACCTCCAAATGACGTCTGACATCTCACTGACGATCCGATCATCCCCTCCTTTTGAAGTACTCCTTTGGGGTCTGGCGCAGATCGGCGCGACTGTTAGGCTTTAAGCCAGAATCGACGCACTTCTGAAAGGAGATTCACCATGACCTGCTCTCGATGTGAAGGCTTGATGTTGGAGGAGTATCTGTTTGATCTGGACGGAGGCTGTGCAGAGAGATGGGCAACGTCCTGGCGCTGCGTGAATTGCGGTCAGAGGGATGATGCCGTCATTCGGCAGCACCGCCGAGCCAAGCCGGCGGTCGTCGCTCCCGCGGCTTGCATGGTGCCGGAGATGACGCGCCTGCCGCGCGAATTCGACAATCTCGAACGATTCGCGGCCTGAGAGCGGATTCAGGCGGATTCGGAAGGAGGGGCAACAGCCTTTCCGGAGCCGTCGGGGAGACGGCTCCGGAAAGGACGGCATCAACCGATGCCTTGTGATGTGAGGGAACGATGCAAATCGGCGCCCCCGCCGTTTGCTCCCTCACTTGATAAAGCCTGCGGTCATCAGGGCGAACGAGAGAATCCCGATGAGGAACGCCCCAAGGAGGAAGACCCATCCTTTATTCTCCTTGAGCTCGTCCATGATATGCACGTCGCGCATCTTCCTCACCTCCTTCGGCCGACATTCCATCCGAGAGAACGCAAGATCTTCTTTCTCGGCTGACTCAGGCTCATGTGGAAAATATATCGAGGCCCCTTTTATCGTGCCATCACCCGAAGGATGGAATTGATATACACCGTTCGGGTGAGAACGCGACCAAGGGCTATTTGGTCTGCAGAAAGGCCAGCACCGCTTCCACTCGCCCGTTGACGGAAAGTTTCCGATAGATGTGATGCAGGTGCGTTTTGACCGTATCAAGCGACACGCACAATTGGTCGGCGATTTCCTTGTTGGTGCGGCCCATGGCTGCGCAGGCCAAGATTTCACGTTCCCGTTCGGTCAGGCCGGACAACGAGGCCGTTTCATGGGGATGGGTCTGCTCGACCGCCGCCAACGCGCGCCGTGCGAAATGATCCGGGGTAAACGGCGAGAGCAGATGTTCCCCCCGGTGGGCGGCGCGAATGCAGCGCAAGAGGTCATCAGAGTCCGCGTCCTTGAGGATATAGCCGAACGCGCCGGCTTGCACGGCTTCGACGATGCGCGCGTCGTCGTCATCGGCCGACAGCACCAACACCCTGGTGTCGGGCACGCACCCGTGAATCAATTTGGTGGCCGTGACCCCGTCGCGGCTCGGCGTGTCCAGGTCGATCAGCGCGAGGTCGGGTTTGTGGGCCATGGCCAGATTCAGCGCCTCGCGTCCGTCAGCCGCCTCGGCGACGACACGGATATCTCGTTCCCTTTCCAGGAGCGCGCGCAGACTTCGTCTTATCAGGCGGTATCGTTCGGCCAGCAGCAGCCGAATCGACACCGCCCGCTCTTTTTTGGAGGGCTCTCGGATCATCAAGCGCTCATCACGGACTTACGCGGCTTGGCGATGCCCGCCGCCGACATGTCCGACCGCCGTCCCCTCGACGGCTTCTCCCTCCGGAGGAAGTCGCCGCGTTCCTCTGGAGGCCGAGAACATGACGCAAGCAAGGGTCAAGCCCACCAGAATGACGAGGGCTCCGACGATTCCCCAATATCCCCACGACATAAATCACCCCCTCGCGTCCGAATGACGCGAGTCCTTTTCGTGTCATGACGCCATGCGGTAGACCCACCGAGAGGCGTCGTGTTGCGCCTTGGCGAGTTCCTTTTCTTCTCTGCTTCGAGCCGCCCAGGACAGGCCGACTGCGAAGATCGCCGCCAGGATGCAGGCGGCGGCGACGAGATAGACGAACGGAACGTCGAGCCAGGCGGTCGATCGCTCGGATGCAACCGAGGCCGTGGCCGGAACCGCCACGACGGCCGTGATTGGAACGGCACGATCGGCCACAGCTTGCGCGCGGGCGGCCGCGAAGACGAGGCTTCCCATCTTTTCTTGCTGCATGGCTCGGACCTGCTCGGCTTCCAGTTGAGCCAGCGCCAACTGAACCAGCGCCGCGCCCAGCCGTTCCTGAATCGCTTCGGCCTGCTTGCGATGGGCCCGGATGGCCTCAACGATGCGGTTTCCCAGTGTCACTTGCCACGTGGAAAAGAATTGGTGATTCATCATGTCTCTCCGAGCCTCGACGAGACCAATCATCTTGCTGTTGAAGGTTGAATGGAGCTGATCCGCCGACACAAGGCCGGCTCGCACGCCTCGGCCGGTGAAATTGACGATTGCGCGCCCCATCACTTCTTGGATTCGCCCCATGTGCTGGGCGGGGATTGTTGCCGCGTCGTGGATGACGGCTCCGAGTGGCCCGCCGGGCCTCGACACAAACTCCTCGTAGGCGAGCGTGGCTCGGTTCCATTCGGCTGCGGCCAGGGAAATGGCTCGGTTGACTCTACGCTCGAAGAGCGTCTGTTCGACGACGGCCTGCCCTATCGCCGGCTGGAGCCAGACCATCCCGGAATTCAAGCCTACGGATTGCTCAAAAGGAGAAGGTTGCGGAAGAGTCATCTGATATGTACCGCCGGCTGCGGCAAAGAACAACAACGCCCCGAACAGAATCGCGCACATACCGACGCCGACGGCGACGTCGATGGTGTTGTAACGGTAAGACATAGAGACCTCCTTGCCACCGGCAACGATCACTCGTGTGGCTGCGAGTTGCTCGGACGATCAATCGAGGAGTCCGTTAAAGGCGCCTCTTTTCGATTGTCAGTGGAAGAAAGAGAAAAGAAGACGGAGAGGAAGTTGCACCTGCCACGTCCGTCCTGTTCGATCCCTGCGTCACGGAGGATCATGGCGACCACCCCCCTGAAAATAGACGGGCGGCACAGGTTCACTCTACGCCCCCTGGTCATGGCGGTCAAGGGGGGCGAATGCCTGGATTGTCGCTGGGAGAAAGAATCGAGAGTTGGTTGCTTGTGAGGGCTTATCTTATGAGGGGCAGGAGACGGCCCTCTCAACCCAAGAGATCTCTTGACAAGGCCCCGATAGGGGAACGATAGTTGCCGACGATAGTTGCAGATGTTGTTTGCGAGCAAGCAAGCAAGTCTGAAAAATCCATACTTCTCTACGGATCGGTGGTCCGATTCCAGTCACCGCTGGACCAGGTTGACAGGGGGGAGAGATGGACCAAAGGCGGACAATCGTTCTCGTCGGCATCATCATCGTCGCAGCGGCATTCCGACTGCTTCCCCATCCGCCAAATGTGACGCCGATTGAAGCGTTGGCCTTGTTCGGAGGCGCCGTCTTTGCCGACAAGCGAGCGGCGTTTCTGGTGCCATTGACGGCCTTGTTGATTAGTGACCTTGCCGTTGGTCTGATCAGCGGAAATCTGTCGTTGGGGCTCCACAGGCTGCTCCCCGTCGTGTACGGGAGCTTCGCCCTGATGGTGTGTCTCGGGTTTTGGCTGCGTCGGCGGCGTCGAGTCTTGCCGATTGCCGGGGCGACGGTGACGGGATCGACGGTATTCTTTGTGCTGACCAACGTCGGCGTCTGGGCACTGGCCGATCTTTATCCCAAGAGCTGGGATGGGCTGATCGCCTGTTACATCGCCGCTATTGCATTCTTCCACCATACGGTGCTCGGCGATGCGCGCTATGTCTCTCTGCTGTTCGGCGGGTTGGCGCTTGTCGAGAGAGGCTGGCCGCTTGTGCGCGAGCCGGAGCTCAGTTCGGCTCGATAGGAGGTGCAATGAGGATTGTCTCGCTGCTCCCCAGTGCGACGGAGATGATTTGCGCGCTTAGATTGGAAGCACATTTGGTCGGGGTCACCCACGAGTGCGATTTCCCACCGTTCGTGATCACTGTACCCAAGGTCACGCACACCTTGATTCCAACAGATTCATCCAGCGCCGACATCGATCGACTGGTCCGCGAGCAGTTGCGGACGACACAAGCTCTGTACCGCCTTGACTTTCCAACGTTGGAACAATTGCGTCCCGACCTGATCGTCACGCAAGCCTTGTGCGATGTCTGCGCGGTGGCCGAGGACGAGGTTCGTTCTGCCGCCTGTGCTCTTCCCGGAACGCCTCAGGTTGTCAGTTTGGAGCCGCAAGCCCTTTCGGAGGTCTTCGACGCCATCCGCCATCTTGCCGAGATCACGGGAGTTCGGCAGCGGGGTGAGGAAGTGGTCCATGGGTTGAAGGCCAGGGTAGAGGCAGTCGCCATCAAAAGCGCGGGGCTTCAATACCGACCGCGCGTCGCATTGCTGGAATGGCTCGATCCGCCGTTCTCCAGTGGACATTGGGGCCCGGAGTTGGTCCGATTGGCGGGCGGCGTGGAAGGGTTAGGCCGCGAGGGGCAACGGTCAAGAACCTTACATTGGGATGAAGTGATGGAGTGGCAGCCGGAGGTGATCGTCATCGCCTGTTGCGGCTTCTCCGTGGAACGGACCTTGGCGGACCTTCCTCGGCTGTGGGCCGTGCCGGGCTGGTCGACGTTGCCGGCTGTTCGATCAGACCGCGTGTATGTGGTGGACGGATCGCAGTATTTTAGCCGTCCAGGTCCTCGGCTGGTCGATAGTCTGGAGATCTTGGCCCATGCGCTTCATCCGGACGTCCATCCATTGCCGCATGGATTGCCGCCGCCTCTTCGTGTGGAGCGGTCGATGAGGGCAAGCCACGGTTCCAAGGCCCAAGTCGGATGACCCGCAGAGTCCTCCTTTCCTGGAGCTCAGGAAAAGACAGTGCCTGGACCTTGCACGTGCTGCGAGCAGAGCCGGATGTCGAGGTGATCGGTCTCTTGACGACCGTCAACACCGCCCATGGCCGGGTTTCTATGCATGCGACCAGGCTTGAAATTCTTCAAGCGCAGGCCCGCTCGGTCGGACTCCCGCTTCAGACGATTCCCCTTCCGCAACCCTGCTCCAATGAGGTCTATGAAGAAGCCATGCGCCGTGCGATCGAAGACGGGATCAAGATCGGCGCGACGCACATCGCCTTCGGCGATCTATTGCTGGAAGACATCCGTGCGTATCGGATCAAACAGCTCGAAGGGACCGGGTTGGCTCCGCTCTTTCCACTGTGGCAGGAGCCGACGGCACTGCTGGCGCGTCGCATGGTTGATGCTGGACTCAAGGCGGTGGTGACCTGTGTGGATCTCAAGCGACTGCCTCCTTCATTTGCTGGCCGATCGTTTGACCATTCCTTTCTCGACGACCTGCCGTCCGGCGTCGATCCATGCGGCGAGAACGGTGAGTTTCATACTTGCGTGCTCGATGGCCCGATGTTTTCCGGACCAGTGCAGGCGATGGTCGGTGAAGTCGTGGAGCGGGACGGATTCTGCTTCGCTGATCTCGTGCCGGAAGAGGATCGGGGGAGTGAACACACACCGGCTTGACCGGAACCCCGCTGATCAACGATGTTGGATCACGGTTGGCCGCGCGTTCGTCGATTTTTAGAGACAGTGACCCAAGCGGGAAAGTTTACTTGACAGGTCGCCGTACCTTCTGTATAAGCCGACCAATACTCAGGTTTTTTAGCGATACTCAGGTTTTTTCAGTTGGTACAGTGCATCGTTCAAACAATCTTCGTGGAGGAAAGCATGGATCCCAGCGGTAGTAGCGACCATAGAAGCACAGGTGGTTCATTGTCCGCCTCCACGGCCACGGGTGTTTGCCTTCCTGCTCACCTCTTCTGTTGCTCCTGACTCTTGGGTGACATGACGGCTCCTGCCCAGTCCGTGAAGGCTGGGCGGAAAGGAGTGGTCATGATGCCCGTAAGTGTCTCCCCTCGCGCAAAAACGGTTGAAGGCGCGAGATCCATTTCGATTGTTCAGGCATTCGTTCTTCTTATCGTTGTGTTTGATGGGCAACAGGCACTCGCCGTCCGACCGTTTGTCACGGATGACGCCCGCATCACCTATCCGGGCCAGCTTGAGACCGAATCATGGATTGAACTAGGAACTGCCCGTGGGCAAAAGCCGGAGTGGGGTCTCCATGTCTTGACGGGCACCA
This sequence is a window from Candidatus Nitrospira inopinata. Protein-coding genes within it:
- a CDS encoding DUF6580 family putative transport protein, translating into MDQRRTIVLVGIIIVAAAFRLLPHPPNVTPIEALALFGGAVFADKRAAFLVPLTALLISDLAVGLISGNLSLGLHRLLPVVYGSFALMVCLGFWLRRRRRVLPIAGATVTGSTVFFVLTNVGVWALADLYPKSWDGLIACYIAAIAFFHHTVLGDARYVSLLFGGLALVERGWPLVREPELSSAR
- a CDS encoding Dph6-related ATP pyrophosphatase, with protein sequence MTRRVLLSWSSGKDSAWTLHVLRAEPDVEVIGLLTTVNTAHGRVSMHATRLEILQAQARSVGLPLQTIPLPQPCSNEVYEEAMRRAIEDGIKIGATHIAFGDLLLEDIRAYRIKQLEGTGLAPLFPLWQEPTALLARRMVDAGLKAVVTCVDLKRLPPSFAGRSFDHSFLDDLPSGVDPCGENGEFHTCVLDGPMFSGPVQAMVGEVVERDGFCFADLVPEEDRGSEHTPA
- a CDS encoding response regulator, which codes for MIREPSKKERAVSIRLLLAERYRLIRRSLRALLERERDIRVVAEAADGREALNLAMAHKPDLALIDLDTPSRDGVTATKLIHGCVPDTRVLVLSADDDDARIVEAVQAGAFGYILKDADSDDLLRCIRAAHRGEHLLSPFTPDHFARRALAAVEQTHPHETASLSGLTEREREILACAAMGRTNKEIADQLCVSLDTVKTHLHHIYRKLSVNGRVEAVLAFLQTK
- a CDS encoding cobalamin-binding protein, with product MRIVSLLPSATEMICALRLEAHLVGVTHECDFPPFVITVPKVTHTLIPTDSSSADIDRLVREQLRTTQALYRLDFPTLEQLRPDLIVTQALCDVCAVAEDEVRSAACALPGTPQVVSLEPQALSEVFDAIRHLAEITGVRQRGEEVVHGLKARVEAVAIKSAGLQYRPRVALLEWLDPPFSSGHWGPELVRLAGGVEGLGREGQRSRTLHWDEVMEWQPEVIVIACCGFSVERTLADLPRLWAVPGWSTLPAVRSDRVYVVDGSQYFSRPGPRLVDSLEILAHALHPDVHPLPHGLPPPLRVERSMRASHGSKAQVG
- a CDS encoding caspase family protein, whose amino-acid sequence is MTTGYLHVRSFIAVVILAAFALSAAGCWWSREKPKVSDGGAETSDSQAPAIALKPSLWLAPSMTGASLSYTNACGEPSIVSISGVLTEIVPAKLGQAFSGLLLHEGEGQAGGEDSFIEIGLGSKRVDLVVPRQTPGTYPARVTLGVEAALLAEDGAPLFHAKLQGVGHGEVEVTGQSCEVKGLEPIVRQAVETVGDSLFKQVTGADRIREYAQQRAAARSKAPAAKAPDAAIPGVQSPHAGAAMGGGAVFNQLAPPPAFPHSTALAFLAILRDESQDHMIEPGEPLTIEVEVKNEGEVEARNVEVVVGGNGPLAAHFPSTIPIGDVRPGEIKYVSVTKPITDLKGEPRGELMLSVRSLTPLDPPPHPKQFALVVKTDKGVEDTEALKIDRPPAPLSLSKQTKAVVIAIGVGAFRDERVPHVKYAERDAEAMATYLRTIAAIPDHRVRLLVDRYALKQDIEETFDEWLPKQVDAATVVYIFFAGRALVDGATGSVSLVPFDGNITSTRRLYPVRRMQEVLSRLPMQRAIMMFDVSLDPSPGANPATTPHADWGEGADEEKDHVMWMVGNRGLQEAHAYESAKHGLFTYSLLRGLQGLADIDRDGTVAAGELCTYARNEVIHVSRKQFGNPQRPLCSPPPGQGAVVRIHPMARGNNPKSSDAVKKAAPAEETPAPTSPLLDVGPKL